CCTGATTCAACAATTCTATCTGAAGAAAGTATTATTCATTATACAATCGCAGATTCGATTTTAAATAAATTGCCGTTTAAAAATCAAAATAATTTAAATAGAATTTTTCCCGGAGTGGTTTCGTATTTTCAAGATTTCTATATCCGAGGTGGAGAGAGTTATGAAACAGGATTTTTTATTGATGGTGTAAAGTTTAATGATTTATTTTCCGGTGGAAATTCTTTTTTTCTTAATCCAAATGTATTTGAAAAAATTGATTACTATAATGGATTTATCCCAAATGATTTTGGAAATGTATCTTCCGGTTTATTTGATTATACTTTGAGAACCGGTGGTGATAAAATTAGTTTTGAAGCCGAACATTTGAGTGACAACATAACTTTTACAAATAATCCTTTTTCTGGTAAGAAAAGATTAGGAGCATATTATTACGGACATAATGAAACCAACATAAGTATAGGTGGTCCGTTATATTTTCCTAATGTAAGATTTTTTGCAAATGTTAATTATCTTTTTCAACGGGATAAAAATCCGCAAAGATATCCTGGCGCTGATAATCTGAAATTCGATAATAGTTTAGATCCAGGGCTTCTTCCCGATTCAATCTTTATTGATCTTCCTGCCGGAATTGTTTCATTCAATTCATTTGAGAATATTAATTTTCTTTCTACACTTTTATTTGATTTTGACAATATAAAAATAAAAGCATCTGGAATTTATTTTGATGAAAATAGTTTTACCGAAAGAAATCACATCTCAGATTATCTAAACTCCAGAATTGGGTTAGTGAATAACGATGGTAGAGTATTTAATATTAAATTTGATCATAACATAAATGACGAGTTATCATATTCTTTAAGCGGGAACTATTCCTATAAAGATGATATTACAACAGACCAATATTTAGGTGATCGTTACTGGTCCTATGGAGACAGTGTTGCAAACGCTAATGCCGGAATAATATGGCATAGAAGTGAAAATGATATTAACAATGGACGTATGGGCAGGTATACCTTGCCTTCCAATAAATTTATTTTAGGTAACTATTTTATTGTTGATGGTTATCCAGGAATTGATCATCAAAAATCTTTTCAGAAGTCAATTACTTTATCAGGATCTGTAAATTATAAATTGGAAAATCACAATATTAGAATTGGTGGCGACTATACTCAAAATACAATTGGGTTGTGGCAATTACTCGGACAGGCAAGACTTGCCCGTGATCTTTATAGCGCTAGTTTGGTTCCTCCATTCATCAACTTTACTGAAAATGAATTAAAAGAATTTGTACTTATTAGCAGAGGTGTTAATAATATAGGTTATGATCTAATAGGAACGAAAAATGATAGTGCTCCTATACCTGTAAACTATTCCTTTTATATTGAGGACCACTTTGACGCATTTAATAATTTTCAATTTTATATAGGATTGAGATATGATTATTACGATTATGATTTCCAAAAAATGATTGATCCAATTGCTCCGGAGAAAACGATAGTTTTTCAATCTGGAGAATTGATTAGTTCCGGTTTGATAGATATTGAATCGCAGTCTTTTGTTTCTCCCAAAGCAGCTATAAAGTTTCAGGCAATTAATAATTTGGCTTTCACAGCAAGTTATTCGCAAAATGTTCAAAGTCATCCATATTCAAATATTTATGAAGGAATTTATTCTTTAGGACAGAAACTAAGAGCTGGAAATCAGATATTTTCTAATGTACAAGATTTAAAACCAATTGTAAATCAATCCATTGAATTAGGTATAAACTATAACCCTGTTATTAATCTTAATTTGAAAATGGTTTACTTTAATAAAACTTCAAGAAATATGCTGCGACAAGAAATACAAAAAACAGTATCCGGTTCACCATATCAATCTTATAGATATTTAAGTAATAATGGAAGCATGGACGCTAATGGAATAGACTTTTTATTAGAATATTATTTTAGAGGAATTAAAATACGTTCAGTATTAAGTATTCAAAAAGCAACAGAATTGGCAAATTATTACTCATTTATTGCTGACGGCACCGATTTCATTGATTATAGCATTAATTCCCCAAGAATAAACCAAATTAATTTTAATACTCTCTTAGTTTATGATTTTTCATCCCTTAACAATATTTCAGATATTTTCAATGAATTAAATTTCTCTTTATTATTTAATTATAATGATGGTCATTCGTTTGTTAATATTATTTACGAGTATAATGGAATGCGTGATGGAGAACGATATATTGTACAAGATTATACTCCTTCAATTTTAAATTTTAATTTAAAGATTGAAAAAAGTTTTATTATTTCGAATGATTTGAATTTAGATGTTTATCTTTATGCGGTAAATTTATTTGACAATCAAAATATTTATAATGTTTTTTCTAACACAGGAAAACCGGATGATGATGGCTTTAGCACATTATACTATTCTCAAAATTATTCTGAAGAAAAATGGGCTCAAATCACCCAATTACATCAATTACTTGTTGATTATAATCCTGGTGGAGGACAACAGACATTTTACGGTCCACCTAGACAAATTGGCTTTGGAATAAAACTTAATTATTAAACTATAAGATTTAAATATGAAACTAGTAAAAAATGCAGCAGGAAGATTCGTTCCAACAGAAGTAAACGGAGAAACTCAAATTCCTTTTAAAGGAGTTAATAAATACAAGCCTACAGGAGTGAAAGCAAAACCTCCGATTCGAACCTGTATTGATTATCCATCTGATGGAAATAAAGTTGTTAAGGATTTAAAAACTGCATTAAAAAAAGCCGGACTAAAAGATGGAATGACTATTTCAACCCATCATCATTTAAGAAATGGTGATGCTGTAACAAATATGTTGTTCGATACAGTAAAAGAAATGGGAATTAAAAATATTCGATGGTTTCCTTCAGCAAGTTTTCCTGTTCATTCACACTTAATAAAATATTTAGAAGATGGAACAATTCATCACATTGAAGGAAGTATGAACGGACCTCTTGGCAAATTTACTACAGAAGGAAAAATGAAAGGTGTCGGTGTTCTCCGTTCTCACGGAGGAAGATATCAATCATTGCAGGATGGAGAAGTACACATTGATATTGCTGTTATACTTGCTCCAACAGCAGACCCTTTTGGAAATGCAACCGGTGATCGCGGTAAATCAGCTTGTGGATTAATTGGCTTTGCTCTTGGCGATTCTGAGTATGCTGATAAAGTAATAATTGTAACTGATAATCTTATTCCCTTCCCTTGTGTTCCTTGGCAGATTCAAGGGGGTAATGTAGATTTTGTTGTTGAAGTTGAATCACTCGGCGATCCTAAAAAAATTGTAAGCGGAACTACTGAAGTAACAAAATCTCCAGATCGTTTATTGATTGCTGAATATGTTGCGGATTTTATTGAAGCCGCCGGAATTATGAAAGATGGTTTTTCACTTCAGGCTGGTGCAGGCGGAACTAATCTTGCTTTTGTCCTTTTCCTAAAAGAAAAGATGAAAGCTGCCGGTGTTAAAGCAAGATTTATGCGCGGCGGAAGTACAAAATATTTAGTTGAGATTTTGGAAGAAGGATTGACTGATTACATTCTTGATGGTCAAACTTTTGATCTTGAAGGTGTAAGAAGTATGCGTGAAAATGTAAATCACGTGAACACATCTCCATTTACCAGTTACAATTTTCACGGAAAAGGAAACTTTGCATCAATTGTTGATACTGCGGTACTTGGAGCAACCGAAGTTGATGTTAAGTTTAATGCTAACGTAGTTACGCACTCAGATGGTTATTTGTTACACGGAATCGGCGGTTGGCAGAATTGTTTGTATTCAAAATGTACAATTCTCGCTATTCCCTCTTTTAGAGATCGCATTCCTGTTATTGTGGATAGTGTTACAACTTTATGCGGACCAGGAGAATTGATTGATGTTATCATAACAGAAAGAGGAATTGCGATTAATCCATTGCGAAAAGATTTACTAGAAGCTGTTAAGAATTCAGGACTGCCAATAAAAGACATTAAGCAAATTAAAAAAGAAGTTGATGAAATTTGTGGCGGTGCTCCATCTAAACCAAAACTAAATAAAGATAAAGTCGTGGCAATAATCAAATGGGTTGATGGAACTGTTTTGGATTCTGTTTTCAAAGTGGAGTCCACCTTATAGGTGGCCTTCACTTTATTTAAGTAGATTCTATGGAGCTTGAACCAAATAAATATTATCATCTATATAACCGTTCTAATAACCAAGAGTTACTTTTTAGAAGCAGAGATAATTACATTTATTTTCTATCGAAGTACAGAAAATATGTATCACCATTTGTTAATACACTTGCTTACTGTTTAATGCCGGATCACTTTCATTTTTCTGTTTATGTAAAATCCAATGATTTAATAATAATTAAGAAAAACATCGGCTTACTTTTAAGTTCTTACACTAAAGCTGTCAACAAGTCTTTCTCAAGAATTGGTAGTCTCTTCCAGCAACATACAAAAACAAAACTAATTGCGGATGATAAAAGCCTGCTTACTGTTATTTCATATATTCATCAAAATCCTAATAGGAAATACCTTGTTAACAATTTAGAAGATTGGGAATTTTCGAGTTATCAGGATTACGTCGGCTTACGAAATGGAACCTTAGTTGATAAAACTTTTATCCAAAACAAATTTACTTCTACTGAGTCTTTCAAATTATTTTCGTTAACAACAGTTGAAAAGAATAATTTTATTTATGAATTACATTAATCGCAACTTGGAGGCCACCTTCAGTTATTTGAGGTTATCTAATTATTATGAATAGCAGAATTTCTAATATTGCTAATTTAAAATCTAAGGTGGACTCCAAGTCCATAGGTATTGCATTTGGTGCTGGCGGTGCGCGTGGGATTGCTCATCTTTTGATGATTGAAGCACTTGATGAACTCGGAGTAAAACCTTCAATTATTGCTGGTTCAAGTATTGGTGCAGTTGTGGGTGCATTTTATGCTGCTGGATTTTCAGCAAAGGAGATGAAAGAAATTCTTAATCAACTTATCAATCCTAAAAGCGATTCTGTCTTTGATTTTCTCCTCAAATCAGATATAGTTAAGCTTTTTACAATGTTTGATCCGCAGTTCATAAGGTCTGGATTTATAAAAGGTGAGAAATTTCAGAACTATATGAAAAATCATTTAAAAGTTTCCAGGTTTGAGGAATTAAAAATTCCATTAAAGATAGTTGCTACTGATTATTGGAAAAAAGAAGCTGTGATTTTTGAAAAAGGTGATTTGATTCAGCCAATAAAAGCTAGTTATTCCTTGCCAGGATTATTTACCCCGGTTAAAATTAAAAACAGAATTTTAATTGACGGAGGTGCCGTTAATCCTCTTCCATTTGATTTGATAATGGATCATTGTGATATAACAATAGCTATTGACGTTACTGCATTTAAAGCACAGAATGAAAGTGAAATTCCTCCAACATTTGATTCTGTTTTTACAACTTATCAGACTATGCAGAATTCCATAATAAAAGAAAGATTAAAATTTCTACGACCTGATATTTATATTAGACCGGAAATATTTGATGTGAGAGTTTTTGATTTTGTAAAAGCTGCACTGATCTTTAAACAAGCTGACTCAGCCAAAGAGGAATTAAAACGACAGCTGGATAAATTGCTCGTGTAGTCGATCTTCAAGATGGCCTACACTTAAAACGTTCCATAGAATAGATTGCAGTTCTAATTGGAGGCCACCTTTAACTATGCAAATTCACTCTCCAATAATCATTTTCATCTTTTTAGATTTTTAACTAAACTTTAAGGTGGACTCCAAGTCATCCTGCCCTTAATGCATTAACAATATTTAATCTTGCTGCACGAACAGATGGTAAAAATCCCCCTAATACCCCCATAGCCACAGCAAAAATTAATGATGAAATAACAATTGATGGTGAAAGTGAAAATGAGAATGCAAGTTCAGAAAAGGAATTCCAGTTTAAAGTTGAAATCGTAAAAAACTGAAGAAAAGATGCTATAAAAAGCCCAATAATTCCACCAACGACGGAAGTTAATAATGCTTCAAATAGAAATGCTGCTAATATACTTCTCCGGCTAAAACCAAGAGATCTCATAGTACCTATTTCAACAGTTCTATTTGCTACAGCAGAATACATGGTAATCATTGCTCCTATAGTTGCTCCAAAACTAAAAATAATAGTAATAAATATTCCCAGAACTCTAATAAATCCAGCAAGGTACTCTGATTGTTCTTCAAAATATTTTTGTTCAATCTTTGGTTCAAAAGCAAGTAATCTCTTATCAGTTTCAAATGATCTTTTGAACTCTTCATAATTTGCCATATCATCTAACTTCAAAGTTAAAGTAGAAACACTTGCTCCACGATTAAATGCATTTAACAACTGTTGACCATCACCCCACATTTCAGATTCAAATCCACTGCCGTCAGCTTCAAACAAACCGACTATTTCCCACTCATCACCGGCAAATTTAACTTTGCTTCCGATTTGAGCACCTTTAAATTTATTATTAATTGACTTTCCAACAATTAATTCTCTTAGAGATGGATTAAATAATCTTCCTTCAACTAATTTTATTTGATCCCTTAGTTCATAAACAGTTTGAGATACTCCTCGAACGGTAACATTACTCATTCCACCGCCTTTAATCTCCAAATTGATAATAACAACAGGTTCAGCAGAAATCATTAACTTGCCATCACTATTTTTTGCGATATGAGGAAGAGAACGAATGATATTTTGAGTATCTCCATCCATTATACTACTAATTTCTCCTTGCGAAGATTTACGAAGTACTTTAATATTATCTGCAGATCCAGTAGATACAAGAGTTTTTTCAACTCCGTATGCCATCATTAAAGCGGCAGCAAAGACAAACACAACCATTGCAATGCCAGAAACCGTTATTACTGCAGTCAGTTTTCTTGCTTTAAAATTTCTAAAAGTATATTTAAATGGAATTTTCATAAAAAACCCTTATTGTATTATCCTACAAATCTAAAACCATCAACAATTTTTGTTTTAAGTGCTCGCTGAATTGGAAAAATTGATGCAAGTACACCGATTAATATTGCTGCACTCATTGCGAGAATAGTTGTAATTGGCTCTATAAAAAAGAACGGGAAAAAACCTTTCGGAATTGCCTGTTCAAATCCTGCAACAATTGGATATGTTAGTGCGACACCAATTCCGCCTCCTATTAAAGCTATCACCATTGATTCGCCTAATATTAAACCAACAATGTGGAATGCAGAGAATCCTAAAGTTTTTAAAACAGCATATTCACGAGTTCTTTCTCTTGCTGACATTATCATTGTATTTGCCAGCACCAGCATAATAATTCCGATTATCACGAATGACATAAAATTCATAGCAGTTATAATTGCGCCAGATGCAGAAACAAATCCTTGAGTGAATGCCTTTTCAGTTTCAGTTTTGGTCTCAGCTGCAGAGTTCTTAAAGATCGCATCAATCTGATCTGATATTTCCGCAGAATTATTCGGATCTTTTATTAAAACAATATACCATCCAACCTCACCAGCTCGAACAGGAGATTCAATTTTCATTCTTTCATCAACATAAGCCCAATGAAACAACATCTGTGTACCATCAGTATTTTTATTCTGTGGTTTATAAATACCACGCACAATAAATTCCCATCTTCCGGGAAAAATATCGCCCTCCAATACCATTTGATCACCGATTTTAATATTGTATTCTTTTGCAATACTTTCTCCGATCACGCAGGAACTTCTTTCTTTTTTAAAGTTTGCAAGTTCTTCATCCGAGATTAAAAACTCTTGCATAACATCAAAAATAGTTTCAGGATCAACAGCTAATCGAGCAAAGAAATTATTTCTATCTTTATAAATACCTCCAAACCAGTTTGCATAACTCACGGTTTTAACACCCTCTACTGCTTTAATTTTATCTCTATAGGCATAAGGTAAAGGGAATAGAAATGATACAGCCTGCCGAGTAATTAAGCGATTCGCTGAAGCGGCATCAACACTGGAATCCCAAACCGTAACAACGGTTCTGAGTAATCCAAATGCAACAACAGCTATTACAATTCCTAGGATTGTTAGAGACGTTCTAAGTTTGTGTCTAAGTGCATTTTTGAAAATGAGTTTTAATATTTTCATTTTATGCTCCTACCAGATCGCCTTTTTCAAGCTGCTTTATAATTCTTGCTCGTTCTGCTGCGTGTGGATCGTGAGTTACCATAATAATTGTTTTTTGAAATTCTTTATTAAGTCTTTCCATCAAAGTAAGAATTTCCTCAGCAGATGTCCTATCAAGATCACCCGTCGGTTCATCTGCAACAATTAAAACAGGATCTGTAACAATCGCTCTCGCTATAGCAACTCTTTGTTCCTGTCCTCCTGAAAGTTGTTTTGGAGAGTGGTGCATTCTATCACCAAGTCCTACAAGAGTTAATGCTGTTTCCACCTGTTTTTTTCTTTGCCCTTTTGAAAGGTTTGTGAGTAATAAGGGTAACTCAACATTTTCAAATGCGGTTAGAACCGGAATTAAATTATAAAATTGGAAAATAAATCCAACATTGTTTGCACGCCATTTTGCAAGTGCTGACTCACCTAATGTCGAAATATTAGTTCCATCAATAATAATATTCCCGTTACTAGGTTTATCAATTCCAGCTATAAGATTTAACAAAGTTGTTTTACCTGAACCTGATGGTCCCATCAGTGCAAGAAATTCTCCTTGTTCAACAGTTATAGAAATATTATTTAACACCGGTATTTCAATACTATTTCTCCAGTAGGATTTAGAAACATTTTGAACGTTAATCAATGTTGCCATTTATTCTCCAAGTTAATTCTAATTTTATTGTCATTTCGAATCCCGAAGGGATGAAGCAATCTATTAAATAGAAAATTATCTCTGTTCGATAATTTATATTTTATTACTCAGTGATTTTTACTTCCGCGCCATTCTTAATTTTATCGTCGAGTTTGTCGATAACTTTTTGCCCGGATATCAAACCTGAAATAACCTCCACATAAGAACCTAGAGTTTGTCCGGTGATAATTTCATTTTTAACTGCTTTATTATCTAGGATAGTAAATACATACTTCTTTTCCCCATCGATTCTTACCGAAGATGATGGAATAACCAGAATTGGTTTCTGGTTTGTGATCGATGTATCAACAGGTTCTGTAAAAAATGAAACCTTTGCACTCATCTCAGGAAGTACTCTTAAATCATAATTCTTAAATCCAACTTTAACAAGAACAGTTGCTTTAGATCTATCAGCAGTTGGAACAATCTTAAAAACATAAGCAGAGTAACTTTTTTCTGGATAAGCATCTAAAATTATTTCACAATCCTGATTAACCTTTATCTTTTCAATGTTTGATTCAGAAACGTCCGCTTCAACAAGCAAAGATTTCATATCTGCAATTGTAACAACAGCGGTTTTTGATGTTGTGCTTCCGCCAAAAGGAGCAACAATTTCTCCAATTTCCGCATTTTTTGTAAGAACAGTTCCATCAAAGGGCGCTCGGATGAGTGTATTTTCTATTGCAACTTCAAATTGTTTGATTCTTGCATTGGCAATATCAATCGATGCAAGTAATCTATCATATCCAGCTTTCGCCTGATCAAAGGTCTGTTGAGAACTTAACCCTTTTTGATATAATTCTTTTTCTCGGTTAAAAGTGTTTTCCGCACTCACCAAGTCAGCAATATATAATTGAAGATTAGCTTTTGCTTCCTCAAGCTGGGGAAGAATATCTGTATTTTCTAATTTCCCGATAATTTGATTTTTAACTACTTTATCGCCTTCAACAACTCCCAGAAAAATTAATCTGCCTGTGCCTTTAGATGCTATTGCAGCCTTTCGTTGAGCAACAACATATCCACTTGCTTGAAGTGAAGCAGTAGTTTGTCCAGGTTTTTGAAGCACTGCAGTAGTAAGTTTTACTTCTACTGAGTTACCAAGTACAGAAGTAATAATAAAGTATCCAATAACAAATAAAACAATTACTCCAATTAGAATAAGAATATTTTTTTTACTCGAGTTTACTTCTGGTTTATTAGATCTATCAATTCTTAAAGAAGATAAGTCAGCGTTTTTAGTTTCCATTGAAATAGTATTATTAATGAATATGTAAAAATATGTAAACCGAAAAAGGAGCCCAAAAGTTCAGTGATAAGTGGCACATATAAAGGTTGAGCGAAATATAAAAAAAGGGAATTAAATAATTCTCTTTTTCGTTTAATTAATGATTAATTTTTATCCTCAATTTCCAACTCTAACCATGCTTCAAGTCGTTTATAAATTAATTCTTTATCAGATTTGGAAAAATTTTTAATTCTTGATCTGTGTGTTCCACTTGGCAAAACCATTTTCAAAGAATTTGTTTTACCAGACAAACAAACACCTGGGGCAGTCCAGGGATCATTACCGCCATAAATAAAAATACAATTTTTGGCTTCATTCATCGCCCACTGATCAATATCCTTTAATAACCTTGGGTCGTAGGTTGGATTAGAATTTTGGGGAATGAAAAATTCAGTCTTTCCATCAGCATATTTCAGAAAGTCTTTAAATTGTTTAATTTCATAAGCATAATAACCAAACTCAGTATAACACTGATAAAAAAAGGGATAGCTATCAATTATATCACCATCGCTAAAATAAGAAACACCGCCATTCGCTAGTAAATGATCCCAAATTTCTTCAATTGAAGAAGTTGGATCAGGAATTTCAGAACAATTATTTCTTCCCCATTGCCAAAATGCAAAAGAGTATTCTAATACAGCATATTCAAATGCCTTTTCAGATCCAACAATATTATAAGTTAGTTTTTTATCTTCACCATTTTTAATAAATACCGGATACAATTCATCGCGTTTTTCAAAACAAAGTTTTTGAAAATTGTAAATATTTTCTCGGCATTCCGGAGTTGATACAGTTTTTATCCATTCATACACACGCTGATCTTCCGTTGAAGTATTTAATGGTGCTACATATGGAACTGAAACATCTGCGTCATCCGGGTAAAAATATCTGTGGAAGATAGCACAAGAACCGCCTTTACTAATACCTGTAGTTATCCACTTCCCTGGGTAATATTCTTTAAATAATTCAATAATTCTGTGATGATCATCAGCGGCCTGTTTAATCGTTAAATATTTCCAATCAAAAGGGGAAGGAACAGATTCACCAAAATATCTATGCTCAACCATAATTTGGTTACAATTTAATATTCTACTTAGCTCAGTTGTGCGATTATTGACTGCATATCCATCGAGTTCAATTACCATAGGTCTTTCTTTATTAACGTGTGATAAAAAAAGCTGTTCTTTTAATTTGGGTCCATTTGGGTTATTATGATCTATGGGTTGAGTAATAAATATTTCATAAGCTTCAGTAAAAATATTATCAGCTTTGATTGGAGTTACTTCAATATCGGGTAAAGATTTTAGCCATAAATAAAGATCAGTTTCCTGTGTGTTGTCTAATTGTGAAATTGAGTTTGTCGTTGAAATAAAAAATAACAGCAATATGGCTAATAATTTTTGTTTCATATATGTTTCCATAATTTAATAACGTTTTAAAAGTTTGAATGTTCGGTTCGATGAATAATTTCTTCCTGTAAATCTATTCCAAGATTCACAAAATAATCACTGTAACCAGCAACCCGTACAATAAGATCACGATAATTTTCCGGTTCTTTCTGGGCTTTTCGGAGTATATCAGCGTTTACAACATTGAATTGAATGTGATGACCATCCATTTTAAAATATGAACGAATTAAATGTAAGACACTTTCTATTCCTGTTTCGTCTTCTAAAATCTGAGGTGTGAATTTTTGATTCAGTAATGTACCTCCGGTTCTTAAGTGATCGATCTTTGCA
The window above is part of the Ignavibacteriales bacterium genome. Proteins encoded here:
- a CDS encoding TonB-dependent receptor, which gives rise to MKILICSICFVLLSTHLYASGLNFIGYKINPDSTILSEESIIHYTIADSILNKLPFKNQNNLNRIFPGVVSYFQDFYIRGGESYETGFFIDGVKFNDLFSGGNSFFLNPNVFEKIDYYNGFIPNDFGNVSSGLFDYTLRTGGDKISFEAEHLSDNITFTNNPFSGKKRLGAYYYGHNETNISIGGPLYFPNVRFFANVNYLFQRDKNPQRYPGADNLKFDNSLDPGLLPDSIFIDLPAGIVSFNSFENINFLSTLLFDFDNIKIKASGIYFDENSFTERNHISDYLNSRIGLVNNDGRVFNIKFDHNINDELSYSLSGNYSYKDDITTDQYLGDRYWSYGDSVANANAGIIWHRSENDINNGRMGRYTLPSNKFILGNYFIVDGYPGIDHQKSFQKSITLSGSVNYKLENHNIRIGGDYTQNTIGLWQLLGQARLARDLYSASLVPPFINFTENELKEFVLISRGVNNIGYDLIGTKNDSAPIPVNYSFYIEDHFDAFNNFQFYIGLRYDYYDYDFQKMIDPIAPEKTIVFQSGELISSGLIDIESQSFVSPKAAIKFQAINNLAFTASYSQNVQSHPYSNIYEGIYSLGQKLRAGNQIFSNVQDLKPIVNQSIELGINYNPVINLNLKMVYFNKTSRNMLRQEIQKTVSGSPYQSYRYLSNNGSMDANGIDFLLEYYFRGIKIRSVLSIQKATELANYYSFIADGTDFIDYSINSPRINQINFNTLLVYDFSSLNNISDIFNELNFSLLFNYNDGHSFVNIIYEYNGMRDGERYIVQDYTPSILNFNLKIEKSFIISNDLNLDVYLYAVNLFDNQNIYNVFSNTGKPDDDGFSTLYYSQNYSEEKWAQITQLHQLLVDYNPGGGQQTFYGPPRQIGFGIKLNY
- a CDS encoding citrate lyase subunit alpha (citrate-ACP transferase, the alpha subunit catalyzes the formation of (3S)-citryl-CoA from acetyl-CoA and citrate); translated protein: MKLVKNAAGRFVPTEVNGETQIPFKGVNKYKPTGVKAKPPIRTCIDYPSDGNKVVKDLKTALKKAGLKDGMTISTHHHLRNGDAVTNMLFDTVKEMGIKNIRWFPSASFPVHSHLIKYLEDGTIHHIEGSMNGPLGKFTTEGKMKGVGVLRSHGGRYQSLQDGEVHIDIAVILAPTADPFGNATGDRGKSACGLIGFALGDSEYADKVIIVTDNLIPFPCVPWQIQGGNVDFVVEVESLGDPKKIVSGTTEVTKSPDRLLIAEYVADFIEAAGIMKDGFSLQAGAGGTNLAFVLFLKEKMKAAGVKARFMRGGSTKYLVEILEEGLTDYILDGQTFDLEGVRSMRENVNHVNTSPFTSYNFHGKGNFASIVDTAVLGATEVDVKFNANVVTHSDGYLLHGIGGWQNCLYSKCTILAIPSFRDRIPVIVDSVTTLCGPGELIDVIITERGIAINPLRKDLLEAVKNSGLPIKDIKQIKKEVDEICGGAPSKPKLNKDKVVAIIKWVDGTVLDSVFKVESTL
- a CDS encoding transposase, with the protein product MELEPNKYYHLYNRSNNQELLFRSRDNYIYFLSKYRKYVSPFVNTLAYCLMPDHFHFSVYVKSNDLIIIKKNIGLLLSSYTKAVNKSFSRIGSLFQQHTKTKLIADDKSLLTVISYIHQNPNRKYLVNNLEDWEFSSYQDYVGLRNGTLVDKTFIQNKFTSTESFKLFSLTTVEKNNFIYELH
- a CDS encoding patatin-like phospholipase family protein; this translates as MNSRISNIANLKSKVDSKSIGIAFGAGGARGIAHLLMIEALDELGVKPSIIAGSSIGAVVGAFYAAGFSAKEMKEILNQLINPKSDSVFDFLLKSDIVKLFTMFDPQFIRSGFIKGEKFQNYMKNHLKVSRFEELKIPLKIVATDYWKKEAVIFEKGDLIQPIKASYSLPGLFTPVKIKNRILIDGGAVNPLPFDLIMDHCDITIAIDVTAFKAQNESEIPPTFDSVFTTYQTMQNSIIKERLKFLRPDIYIRPEIFDVRVFDFVKAALIFKQADSAKEELKRQLDKLLV
- a CDS encoding ABC transporter permease, translated to MKIPFKYTFRNFKARKLTAVITVSGIAMVVFVFAAALMMAYGVEKTLVSTGSADNIKVLRKSSQGEISSIMDGDTQNIIRSLPHIAKNSDGKLMISAEPVVIINLEIKGGGMSNVTVRGVSQTVYELRDQIKLVEGRLFNPSLRELIVGKSINNKFKGAQIGSKVKFAGDEWEIVGLFEADGSGFESEMWGDGQQLLNAFNRGASVSTLTLKLDDMANYEEFKRSFETDKRLLAFEPKIEQKYFEEQSEYLAGFIRVLGIFITIIFSFGATIGAMITMYSAVANRTVEIGTMRSLGFSRRSILAAFLFEALLTSVVGGIIGLFIASFLQFFTISTLNWNSFSELAFSFSLSPSIVISSLIFAVAMGVLGGFLPSVRAARLNIVNALRAG
- a CDS encoding ABC transporter permease, whose product is MKILKLIFKNALRHKLRTSLTILGIVIAVVAFGLLRTVVTVWDSSVDAASANRLITRQAVSFLFPLPYAYRDKIKAVEGVKTVSYANWFGGIYKDRNNFFARLAVDPETIFDVMQEFLISDEELANFKKERSSCVIGESIAKEYNIKIGDQMVLEGDIFPGRWEFIVRGIYKPQNKNTDGTQMLFHWAYVDERMKIESPVRAGEVGWYIVLIKDPNNSAEISDQIDAIFKNSAAETKTETEKAFTQGFVSASGAIITAMNFMSFVIIGIIMLVLANTMIMSARERTREYAVLKTLGFSAFHIVGLILGESMVIALIGGGIGVALTYPIVAGFEQAIPKGFFPFFFIEPITTILAMSAAILIGVLASIFPIQRALKTKIVDGFRFVG
- a CDS encoding ABC transporter ATP-binding protein; its protein translation is MATLINVQNVSKSYWRNSIEIPVLNNISITVEQGEFLALMGPSGSGKTTLLNLIAGIDKPSNGNIIIDGTNISTLGESALAKWRANNVGFIFQFYNLIPVLTAFENVELPLLLTNLSKGQRKKQVETALTLVGLGDRMHHSPKQLSGGQEQRVAIARAIVTDPVLIVADEPTGDLDRTSAEEILTLMERLNKEFQKTIIMVTHDPHAAERARIIKQLEKGDLVGA
- a CDS encoding efflux RND transporter periplasmic adaptor subunit, which translates into the protein METKNADLSSLRIDRSNKPEVNSSKKNILILIGVIVLFVIGYFIITSVLGNSVEVKLTTAVLQKPGQTTASLQASGYVVAQRKAAIASKGTGRLIFLGVVEGDKVVKNQIIGKLENTDILPQLEEAKANLQLYIADLVSAENTFNREKELYQKGLSSQQTFDQAKAGYDRLLASIDIANARIKQFEVAIENTLIRAPFDGTVLTKNAEIGEIVAPFGGSTTSKTAVVTIADMKSLLVEADVSESNIEKIKVNQDCEIILDAYPEKSYSAYVFKIVPTADRSKATVLVKVGFKNYDLRVLPEMSAKVSFFTEPVDTSITNQKPILVIPSSSVRIDGEKKYVFTILDNKAVKNEIITGQTLGSYVEVISGLISGQKVIDKLDDKIKNGAEVKITE